In the genome of Cyanobacterium sp. T60_A2020_053, the window GTCGTCTGGTAACTCAGGAGGATACTCTTGTACGGCTAAATTCATTTTAACCTGTTCTGGTAAAAGGGCTAACATTAAACTGGTTTCAGCGTCTCCGGCATGAATACCCATGAGGGCTTCTTTTTCGCTTAATAGTTGCTTGGTGAGGTGAGGCGCGCGCCAAGTGAAGAAGGGAAAAATTAAAAAATCAGGGTATTCCTGATGTAAGTCTCTAGCAATTATATCTAAAATCTGCGGTTGTCCACCGTGGGAGTTCATGAAAATTAGTTTACGAAAACCAGCTTGATATATACTTAGTGCCACTTCCCGTAACATTTTTAAAAGAGTTTCTGCACTGAGGGTAATAGTGCCGGGAAAGCCCATATGCTCGTTAGATTTGCCATAATAGATGGTGGGTAACGCATAGGCTGGAATATCCTCACTTAAACTATTTAAAACAGCGCCCATCACCCCTTCACTAATGGCAGAATCCACCACTAACGGTAAATGGTAGCCATGTTGCTCCACAGCGCCCATGGGCTGTATTATCACAGTATTGGCTTTATCTTTCATATCGGCTACCTCTTGCCAAGTTAAATAAGGGAAGAAGCGCGCTGGGGGTAAAAAACCGTGCATCATAATTCTTGCTGAAAATCTTTTTTAAATCATACTCTAAGCTAAGACCTTAAATTTTTGGCTTCTTCCCAAAATCAGTTAAGATATGTAAAGGTTAGCTGTTATTAGTGAAAAATAAAGAAAAAAGTCATGGTACAACCTGATGCAAAAAGTCCTTTATACAATCATCCTCTTCCTGCCATCGAAAATTGGCTCA includes:
- a CDS encoding creatininase family protein is translated as MMHGFLPPARFFPYLTWQEVADMKDKANTVIIQPMGAVEQHGYHLPLVVDSAISEGVMGAVLNSLSEDIPAYALPTIYYGKSNEHMGFPGTITLSAETLLKMLREVALSIYQAGFRKLIFMNSHGGQPQILDIIARDLHQEYPDFLIFPFFTWRAPHLTKQLLSEKEALMGIHAGDAETSLMLALLPEQVKMNLAVQEYPPELPDDSILTLERALPYPWITKELSKSGVIGDATVATLEKGEKILASLTEGWIKVIESVYRYQSPSNK